The following proteins are encoded in a genomic region of Fervidobacterium pennivorans DSM 9078:
- the coaD gene encoding pantetheine-phosphate adenylyltransferase has translation MVRAIYPGSFDPITYGHIDIAKRAAELFDELYVVVMENKRKHYTFTIEERVEMVKECLKDIPNVRVDTFSGLLVEYTTKNKINVVIRGLRAVTDFEYELQMALANKEICNGVETVFLMTDKNYSFLSSSLVKEVASFGGQVSQWVPEFVERKLREKFRNLK, from the coding sequence ATGGTTAGAGCTATCTACCCTGGTTCCTTTGACCCAATAACGTATGGTCATATAGACATCGCCAAAAGAGCTGCCGAATTATTCGATGAACTTTATGTGGTGGTTATGGAAAACAAGAGAAAGCACTATACCTTCACGATAGAAGAACGTGTGGAAATGGTGAAAGAATGTTTAAAAGACATACCTAACGTACGTGTTGACACATTTTCAGGGCTCTTGGTTGAATATACGACGAAAAACAAAATAAATGTGGTCATTAGAGGTTTAAGAGCAGTTACGGATTTTGAATATGAACTCCAGATGGCACTTGCTAACAAAGAAATATGCAACGGAGTTGAAACCGTCTTCCTTATGACTGATAAGAATTACTCTTTCCTTTCTTCAAGCCTTGTAAAAGAAGTTGCATCATTCGGCGGACAAGTTTCTCAGTGGGTTCCTGAATTTGTAGAAAGGAAGTTGCGGGAAAAGTTTAGGAACTTAAAATGA
- the dnaB gene encoding replicative DNA helicase, which translates to MKNVPASIEAEQALIGSILIEPEKVDNIVSIVSSSDFYDPKHRHIFAAIEQLHDEGLPIDIISVCDRLKAMGVLDKIGGELYVAQLADNVPTSAHAEMYAQIVRDKAILRELIAAGSLIVERAYDEALNVDEVLDEAERLVFRIAESRATKTYIDIRSALTEVFEHLEELRSKHLKGLTGLVTGIPTGFKKLDEMTSGFHKSDLIIIAARPSVGKTAFALNLARNMATVGEASVGIFSLEMSKEQLIQRLLCMESLVDLQKVRRGWLSDEEWKRLVQGASRLMKANIIIDDESNLEPRVLRAKARRMKKEYNIDAIFIDYLQLMDLGDGRRDSRQQEISEISRSLKLLARELDVSIIALSQLSRAVEQREDKRPRLSDLRESGAIEQDADVVIFLYREEYYKKQHVDLPHETEIIIGKQRNGPIGTITLMFNPSFTNFFEPDIFHSEV; encoded by the coding sequence GTGAAAAATGTGCCTGCTAGCATAGAAGCCGAACAAGCATTGATAGGGAGTATATTGATTGAACCTGAAAAAGTTGATAATATCGTTTCTATAGTCAGTTCTTCCGATTTTTATGACCCGAAGCATCGTCACATATTTGCTGCAATAGAGCAACTGCACGATGAGGGGTTGCCTATTGACATTATCTCTGTGTGCGATAGGTTAAAAGCTATGGGGGTTCTTGACAAAATTGGTGGAGAGCTATACGTTGCGCAACTTGCAGACAACGTTCCGACTTCAGCACATGCGGAAATGTACGCCCAGATAGTTCGAGACAAAGCAATACTGAGAGAATTAATTGCTGCAGGTAGCCTGATTGTGGAAAGGGCTTACGATGAGGCACTTAACGTCGATGAAGTGCTTGATGAAGCGGAACGATTGGTCTTTAGAATTGCTGAGTCACGTGCAACGAAAACCTACATAGATATACGAAGCGCTTTGACCGAGGTTTTTGAACACCTCGAAGAGTTAAGGTCAAAGCATTTAAAAGGCCTCACAGGTTTAGTGACCGGTATCCCAACCGGGTTCAAAAAACTCGATGAAATGACATCTGGATTCCACAAGTCCGATTTAATAATCATAGCGGCACGACCAAGTGTGGGTAAAACGGCTTTCGCATTAAATTTGGCAAGGAATATGGCAACTGTCGGGGAAGCTTCTGTGGGAATATTCAGCCTGGAGATGAGCAAGGAACAACTTATTCAAAGACTTTTGTGTATGGAATCTCTTGTAGACCTTCAAAAGGTTAGAAGAGGCTGGTTAAGTGACGAAGAATGGAAAAGGCTTGTCCAAGGTGCCTCAAGGTTGATGAAAGCGAATATAATAATAGATGATGAATCTAACCTAGAACCACGTGTCTTGAGAGCGAAGGCAAGAAGAATGAAGAAAGAATACAATATAGATGCCATATTCATAGATTATTTGCAACTTATGGATTTGGGTGATGGCAGGAGAGACAGTCGCCAGCAGGAAATTTCTGAAATCTCCCGTTCATTGAAACTTCTGGCAAGGGAACTCGATGTTTCGATTATCGCACTATCACAGCTATCAAGAGCAGTAGAACAGAGGGAAGACAAGCGTCCACGTCTTAGCGACCTCAGAGAGTCAGGTGCTATCGAACAAGACGCTGACGTTGTTATTTTCCTTTACAGAGAAGAATACTATAAAAAACAGCACGTTGACTTACCACACGAAACAGAGATAATCATCGGAAAGCAACGAAACGGACCTATCGGAACAATAACTCTGATGTTCAATCCATCGTTTACAAACTTCTTCGAACCTGATATATTCCATTCGGAAGTCTAA
- the lnt gene encoding apolipoprotein N-acyltransferase, which produces MVQTVLNVLMSSLLTTLSMPGYFYGGIVFFSLIPLFFALEKKGPIFSAVVSFLYFFTFSFVNFHYLINTLTTGLPELFGRFNATTGFLVFILFCILEALPFLLFGFLYGLWTEKVRFRVLEPIFVASIYVISEYLRGIGELGFTGGRLSDALYNFKGLLQLLPFTGTLGLVFLIVIINYEGYKLIRANKNNYVFILALITLVLFVNGMVESFIPKNVGDKPVVLAQTNMPQKIKYSYDSNTIVNYLEKNFSNSPDFLTIFPEGVFPGTDIRNSDIERKLLESFKNRTLVIGFPTLVGTDAFNSAVIYSDGKFFDKYDKVQLFPFVENLPYKGIFGRLSFLRGMYYFSPGELKTFDIKGYGKVGFQICFESFFPYISRKLSKDAGFLVVITNDGWYDSKIPLIQHFTQAIFRAVETRRNVVQVSNTGISGVVDKYGNYITLPDNKTTWGIFYVESNDAVTFYAKYGDYMVIISLLITIIVGLTAKKRKAIFD; this is translated from the coding sequence ATGGTTCAAACAGTTCTGAATGTATTGATGTCTTCACTCCTTACAACGTTATCAATGCCAGGTTATTTTTACGGAGGGATAGTATTTTTCTCTCTTATCCCTCTCTTCTTCGCCTTAGAAAAAAAGGGACCAATTTTTTCAGCGGTAGTGTCTTTTCTATATTTTTTCACTTTCTCTTTTGTGAACTTTCATTATCTAATAAACACTCTAACAACCGGTCTACCTGAATTGTTTGGACGTTTCAACGCTACAACCGGCTTTCTGGTTTTCATCTTATTTTGTATTCTTGAGGCTTTACCATTTTTGCTTTTTGGATTTCTCTACGGACTTTGGACTGAGAAAGTCAGATTCCGCGTTTTAGAACCGATTTTTGTTGCTTCTATTTACGTCATATCTGAATACTTGAGAGGTATAGGCGAGCTGGGTTTCACAGGTGGGCGATTGAGTGATGCCCTTTACAATTTCAAAGGCTTGCTCCAGTTACTTCCCTTTACAGGAACTCTTGGACTCGTTTTCCTAATAGTTATAATAAATTATGAAGGTTACAAACTCATACGTGCGAACAAGAACAACTATGTTTTCATTTTAGCATTAATTACCCTAGTTCTCTTTGTAAATGGCATGGTAGAATCGTTCATCCCAAAGAATGTGGGCGATAAACCTGTTGTCTTAGCCCAAACAAACATGCCACAGAAGATTAAGTACTCGTATGATTCGAATACCATCGTCAATTACCTTGAAAAGAACTTTTCAAACTCACCGGATTTCTTGACAATATTTCCTGAGGGGGTTTTCCCAGGAACAGATATAAGGAACTCAGATATTGAGAGAAAACTCCTTGAATCATTTAAGAACCGAACGCTTGTGATTGGTTTCCCCACATTGGTTGGAACCGATGCATTCAACAGTGCTGTGATTTATTCCGATGGGAAATTTTTTGATAAATACGATAAAGTCCAACTTTTCCCATTCGTAGAAAATCTCCCTTACAAGGGAATATTCGGTCGTCTTTCATTTCTAAGGGGCATGTATTATTTCAGTCCTGGTGAATTGAAAACATTCGATATAAAGGGATACGGGAAAGTAGGATTCCAGATTTGCTTTGAATCGTTCTTCCCATATATATCAAGAAAGCTTTCAAAAGATGCTGGTTTTTTGGTAGTAATAACAAACGACGGATGGTATGATTCAAAAATTCCATTGATCCAGCACTTTACTCAAGCAATTTTTAGAGCTGTAGAAACACGCAGAAACGTTGTTCAAGTTTCAAATACAGGAATCAGTGGAGTTGTAGACAAGTACGGTAACTACATCACTTTGCCTGACAACAAAACAACTTGGGGCATTTTTTACGTCGAATCAAACGATGCTGTAACATTTTATGCTAAATACGGTGATTATATGGTTATCATCTCTCTCCTTATCACAATAATTGTAGGACTTACTGCCAAAAAAAGAAAAGCGATTTTTGATTAA